The genomic segment AATTGCTCCGGCATGATTTTGTTTTTTGCGATAAATCTTTAATTTTAACCGCTCAAAATTCAAGCTATGAAACTTAAAAATTACGTTTATGGTGGATGGCACGAAGGTCAGGGTGAGGGACAGCCGCTGTATGATGCCGTAACCGGAGAATTAATCGCATATGCCGACACGTCCGGCATTGATATGGAAAAGGTTCTGGATTATGCCCGTAAAGTAGGTAACCCTGCATTAAGAAAATTGACCTTTCACGATCGTGGACGCCGTTTAAAAGCTTTAGCTTTATATTTACTTGAAAGAAAAGAAAAATATTACGAATTAAGTTATTCTACCGGAGCAACCCGATCTGATAGCTGGATTGACATCGAAGGAGGAATAGGCAATTTGTTTTCTTACGCTTCTCTCCGGAGACAATTTCCAAACAATACGTTTTGTCTTGAAGGCGAAGCCGTAAACCTATCAAAAAACGGGCAATTTATTGGACATCATATTTGTGTGCCTAAACCCGGCGTGGCCATTCATATCAATGCATTTAATTTTCCTGTATGGGGCATGTTGGAAAAAATTGCCGTCAATCTTTTAGCCGGAGTTCCGGCTGTTGTCAAACCCGCCACAGTCACATCTTATCTGACCGAACTAGTTTTCAGGGACATTATAGAATCGGGCATTTTTCCCGAGGGTTCACTTCAATTGATATGTGGTTCAGCAGGAAATATTTTGGATTACGTCACTTCTCAAGATGTCGTCACCTTTACCGGTTCTGCCGAAACAGGTAAAAAATTAAAAACCCACCCAAAAATTATTGAAGAATCTGTGCCCTTCAACATGGAAGCAGACAGCTTGAATGCTATTGTTTTGGGGACTGATGCGGCGCCCGGTACAAACGATTTTGAGGTATTTATCAAGGAAATTAGCAGGGAATTGACTGTCAAAGCCGGTCAAAAATGTACAGCCATCAGACGAATTTTAGTACCTCACGAATGGATCGATGATGTAAAAAAAGCATTAGGGGAAAAACTCTCCAAAATCAAAATTGGCAATCCCAAGAACGAAGAAGTACGCATGGGGGCATTGGCCGGTATGGCACAGAAAAAAGAGGTCATTGAAAAAATAGCTGTTTTGTCTAAAAATCAACAATTAGTCATTGGAAGTATTGATCATGTTGATGTGGTGGATGCAGACCCAAATAAAGGAGCGTTCCTCTCTCCCATTGTATTTTTAAACGAAAAACCCTTCGAATGTGTTGAATGTCACGAAGTGGAAGCATTTGGTCCGGTATCTACTATCATACCCTATAAAGATTTCAACGAGGCAATCACCCTTGTAAACATGGGAAAAGGTTCGTTAGTAACTACCATTGTTACATCCAACGATAAGTTGGCAAAAGAATATGTCCTGGGTGTCGCTCCTTACCATGGAAGGATTTTGGTATTGAATGAAAAGATTGCCAAAATCAGCACGGGTCACGGATCTCCCTTACCATATTTGGTACATGGTGGTCCGGGACGCGCCGGCGGTGGTGAAGAAATGGGAGGAATCAGAGGCGTTTACCATTATTTGCAAAGAACAGCCATTCAAGGCCATCCGAATACAATTACCGAAATCGGTGAAGTATTCCAACCCGGCAGCGATTACAAAGAAACAATTGTTCATCCTTTTAGAAAACATTTTGAAGAACTTGAGATCGGTGAAACAATTTTTACTCATAAACACACTGTAACCGAAGCCGACATTGTCAATTTTGCCAATGTAAGCGGAGATAATTTTTATGCCCACATGGATGAAACTTCTTTGGAAGGTACGATTTTCGAAAGAAGGGTGGCTCATGGATATTTTGTTTTGTCAAAAGC from the Vicingaceae bacterium genome contains:
- the paaN gene encoding bifunctional aldehyde dehydrogenase/enoyl-CoA hydratase; the protein is MKLKNYVYGGWHEGQGEGQPLYDAVTGELIAYADTSGIDMEKVLDYARKVGNPALRKLTFHDRGRRLKALALYLLERKEKYYELSYSTGATRSDSWIDIEGGIGNLFSYASLRRQFPNNTFCLEGEAVNLSKNGQFIGHHICVPKPGVAIHINAFNFPVWGMLEKIAVNLLAGVPAVVKPATVTSYLTELVFRDIIESGIFPEGSLQLICGSAGNILDYVTSQDVVTFTGSAETGKKLKTHPKIIEESVPFNMEADSLNAIVLGTDAAPGTNDFEVFIKEISRELTVKAGQKCTAIRRILVPHEWIDDVKKALGEKLSKIKIGNPKNEEVRMGALAGMAQKKEVIEKIAVLSKNQQLVIGSIDHVDVVDADPNKGAFLSPIVFLNEKPFECVECHEVEAFGPVSTIIPYKDFNEAITLVNMGKGSLVTTIVTSNDKLAKEYVLGVAPYHGRILVLNEKIAKISTGHGSPLPYLVHGGPGRAGGGEEMGGIRGVYHYLQRTAIQGHPNTITEIGEVFQPGSDYKETIVHPFRKHFEELEIGETIFTHKHTVTEADIVNFANVSGDNFYAHMDETSLEGTIFERRVAHGYFVLSKAAGLFVDPKKGPVLLNYGIENCRFTKPVYPGMTIGVKFTVKEKIDQEKKSPDDIAKGIVKFLVDVYDETGETVAVATILTMVKKLNQE